GGCCACGTCAGCTCGACCTCCAGCTGGACCTCGCCGCCGCCGACCTCGAGTTCCACCTCGCTGCTCAGTTCGTCGATGATCCGCAGGCTCAGCACTCCGGAGCCCAGCTCCAGCTCGGCCTCGCCGCCCTCCCTGAGCGCCTGGGCGAGGGCCGCGAGCTGGTCGGCGGCTTCGGTGCGGGACAGCGAGCGCGTGTGCTCGAATCTCACGTCCTTCACGGCTGCCTCCGTACCGCGGCGGGGAGCAGAACAAGCCCCCACCATTCTCACGCTGCCCCGGGGACGCGGCATCTCGCTCGGCGCCGGCGGCCCGGGGCGGCGCCCGGACGTCGGGCCCGTTGCGGCGCCCGGAGGTGCCGCCCGGCGCGACGCGCGGACGGACGGCCCGGTGCGGTGCCCGGACGGACGGCCCGATGTGGCGCGCGGCCAGATGGCCGGGTGCGGTGCCCGGACGGTTGGCCGGTGCGGCGCCCGGACGGGTGGCCGGGAGCCCGGGTCAGACGGGCGGCCGGGTCTTGATCTGCAGGGCGGCCCGGCGGCGGTGGACGGTCACGTACGACAGCCCCTCCGGGCCGGCGGTCAGGCTCCGGGGAGCGCCCCTCGGAAGCCACACCAGGATGCCCGCGGTGAGCGGCCGCGGCGGCTCGGTGCCGAGTGTGCCGCTGCCCGCGACCACGAGGACGAGGACGTCGAGCTCCGGCTCCACGTGGGGCGTGATACGGCCGTCGGGCGGGATGTGGATGAGGTTGGCGTCGAGTTGCCGCCCCGGCTCGGCCAGCCGCCACAGCGCGCCGCCCGCGGCGGCGGGGTCCGCCGAGAGCGCGGCCACGTCGCACAGCACGCGCGCCTCCTCGGTGCCGTCCCGTTCGCGGTCGCCCGCCCCGGCGCCTGCGTCACCCATGCCCCACCACCGTCCGAAACCTGTCACCGCGCACCGCCGGGGCGTCCCGCTCCGGCCGGCCATGACCACTTCACCAGGAGAGGAATCCTACGGCGGTCACGGCGGCGGCCCGTCACGCCGGCCGGTCCTCCCGGGCGTGACCGCGGCCGGCGCGGCGGCGCGCACGGTGTCGAGCTCACGCTGGAGAAGCCCGGTGTCCAGCGGCAGGCCCCAGGCGTTCCGGCGGCGCGCCGCCGCCAGCGCCGGCTGGAGCGGGGAGGGCGGCACGGCGAGGACGGGGCAGCGGGCCCGGGCGAGGCAGTAGCGGCTGACGGACGGCCACAGCGCGCGCCGCAGCCGGCCCCGCCCTCCGGCGCCGACCACGAGGACGTCGTCGTCCCGGTCCGCGATCCGCACCAGCGCCGGGCCCGGCGCCCCGCGGGCGAGCAGCGTCCGCCCGGGCAGTCCGGGGTCCGGGCTGCCGAACACGTCGGACAGGGCCGTGCGCAGCCGCTCCCGGGCCAGCCGCTCCCAGTCCTCCGCCAGGACGGCGGCGGCCGTCGTCCGGCGGGCGGACAGTTCCCCGCCGGGGGGTTCCCAGACCAGCACCGGCCACAGCTCCGCCCGGCGCCGCCGGGCCTCCGCGGCCGCCCGGGCCAGGGCCGTGCGGCTTCCCAGCGAGCCGCTCACTCCCACCACCACCCGGGGTCCCGCTGGCGGACGGGGCTCGAACCGGGCGCTCACCGCTGCGTGTACGCGACCGGCCGGTCCCGGTCGGCGATCCCTCTCCACACCGCCTCCGCTCGTGTGTGCTCCGAAAGCCTGCGGATACCCCGGCCGCCGGTCCTGGCACCTGCCGGACGCCTCAGTGTTCCGCGGGGGCGATCCCGTCGCCGGTCGCGTTCCCGGCGGGCTCGTCGCGGCGCCTGTCCCGCCGTGCCGCCGCCACCGCGCCGAGCAGCGCGCCGGTCGCGAGGACGGCCAGACCGCGCAGCCACACCCGGCCCTCGATCTGGGTGGCGAGCAGCACGCAGGAGGCGGCGCCCAGCACCGGCAGCACGGTCGGCGCCCGGAAGTGCGGTGCCGTGCCGTGGTCGCGGCGCAGCACCAGCACCGCGATGTTGACCATGAAGAACACCACGAGGAGCAGCAGGACCAGCGTGGACGCCAGGACGGCGACGCTGCCGGTCAGCGCGAGGATCATGGCCGGCACGGTGGTCGCGGCGATGGCGGCCCAGGGCGTACGGCGCCCGGGCAGCACCTTGGCCAGGGACGCGGGGAGCAGGCCGTCGCGGGCCATGCCGTAGGCGAGCCGGGAGGACATGATCCCGGTGAGCAGCGCGCCGTTGGCGACGGCGACGAGCGCGATGGCGCTGAACAGGAGCAGGGGCACTCCGCCCGCCTCCTCGACGACCTCGAGGAGCGGGCCGCTGGAGGCGGCGAGCCGGTCCGTCGGCACGGCCGCCGAGGCGGCGATCCCCACCAGCACGTAGACGGCCCCGGCGGTGGCCAGGGCGCCGAAGAGCGCGCGGGGGTAGGAACGGCGCGGGTCCCGGGTCTCCTCGGCGACGTTCACGGACGTCTCGAATCCGACGAACGAGTAGTACGCGAGCACGGAGCCGCTGAGGACGGCGGCGGCCGCCCCCTTGTCCGCGGTGCCGAGCTGGGTGAGCCGCCCCGGGTCGCCGTCGCCCCGTATGAGCAGCCAGGCGCCGAGGGCGACGACGATCAGCAGTCCGCCGACCTCGACGACGGTGGCGACGACGTTCGCGCGCATCGACTCCCGGATGCCCCGTGCGTTGAGGAGTGCCAGCAGGGCGAGGAACGCGACGGCGACCAGGCCGACGGGCAGGGTCACGAACGCCGACAGGTAGTCGCCGCCGAAGCCGCGGGCCAGGGCGGCGACCGAGACGATGCCCGCGGCGAGCATGCAGAAGCCCGCGAGGAAACCGGCGAACGGGCCGAACGCCCGCGTGGCGTAGTGGGCGGCTCCGCCGGCCCGCCGGTACTTCGTGGCCAGCTCGGCGTAGGAGGCCGCGGTCAGCAGGGCCAGCAGCAGGGCGACGGCCAGCGGCACCCACACGGCTCCGCCGGCGTCGGCGGCGACCTGGCCGACCAGGACGTACACCCCGGCGCCCAGGACGTCCCCGAGGATGAAGAAGTACAGCAGGGGGGTGGTCAGGGCCTTCTTGAGCGCCGGGCCGCCCTGGGCGGCCGCCGGCTTCTGCTCTCTCACGGTCGACATGTCGACTCGTCTCCCCCGTGACGCGGGAGTCACGCCTGAACCCCGGCGGGCAGCTGGCTACCGGTCCTCCGCGGGGGCGTCCGTGTCCTCCTGCGCCGCCTCCCCGTCCGCCGGTTCCCCGCCCCGGCGCTCCGCATCCCGCAGCGGCGGCTTTCTCCCGGGCCGCGCCTGCTGCTTCTCCAGGTTCTCCCGCACGTCCTCCGGCTTGTCACCGATCTGCTCCACGGCGTGCCTCCGGTCACTCGGGCCGCGGCCCGCGCGCACGGGGCGGGCCGTCCTTCAGGCACAGACTGACACGGGGCCCGGCCGACGGCTCGTCGAGCGCGTCGGCCGGGCCCGCGGCGGCACCGTCACGGGAGCGGGCCGTCCGGGGCGCCGGGCGTGCCGGACAGGCCGTCGCGCACCAGGGTCAGCAGCTCCTGATCGGTGAGACCGAGCTGACGCGCGTCGGCGACGAGACGGTGCACGGACTCGTTCAGGCGCGCCCGGTACAGATGCGCAGGGAGGCCGGCGAGGCGGGCGCGAGGAGGAGCGGGCGACCGGGGTTCTCTTCGGTGGCCGCCGGCCACCCGCGGGACGTCCTCGCGTACGCCGCGCCGGCTGCCCTCATCCGCGCTCGCGGAGGTACGCCTCCAGTTCCGCGGCCCCGGAGAGCATCGCCCGGCCGCGGGCGGACAGCCGGCCGTGCCAGTCGCGCAGTGCGGCCTCCAGCGGCTCGAGGCCGCCGGCCGCGCGTACCTGGGCGATCAGCGGGGCGATCTGCTCCAGCAGGTGGCCGCCCCGCCTGAGCTGGTGGGCCAGCCGGGCATCGCGTACGTCGGCCTCGTCGTAGACGCGGTATCCGGTGCGGGGGTCGCGGCGCGGGCGCACGAGCCCGGCGCGCTCCCACTTGCGCAGGGTCGCGGGCCGGACGCCCAGCCCGCGTGCCAGCGGGCCGATGAACGTGCCGTCGGGTCCGGCCCCGGACAGGGCGACCGGCTCGGACGCCGCCTCCCGCCCGGCCGCCGCGGTGGACTCCAGATCGCCGAGGGCCCTCTCCACGGCCTGGAGGGTCCGCCGGTCGTCGAGGAGCTGGGCGTGACTCTCGTCGATGAGGCGGAACGCCTCGTCCACCGCGTCCTGGTGCACGGCGCGCATGATCGCCGTGGCGGTCCGGTGGCCGTGGCCGGGCAGCAGGGCGAGGAACGCGCGCAGCGCCGCCGCGTGCAGGGGCGTGTAGGCGCGGTAGCCGTGCGGTGTGCGCGCGGCGGCCGGAAGGATGCCCGCCTCCTCGTAGTTCCTGACCGCCTGCGTGGACAGACCGTGCGCACGTGCCAGGTCGACCGGCCTCAGCCGCTCCCCGTTTTGAAGGTTTCGCGCCATGGACCCGACGGTACCGGCCCGAAGTCTCAACCGAAGGTTCAACGATAGCGTTGAGGAGCATGACGACTGACATCAAGGACACCGCCCGGGCCGTCGACGCCGCCTCCCTCATGGGGCTGCTGTCCACCCGGCCTCGGCTGCTCGCCCTGGGCGAGCCGACGCACGGTGAGGACACCCTGCTCGAGCTGCGCAACGAGCTGTTCCGGCAGCTGGTCGAGCGGGAGGGCTACCGGACGATCGCGATCGAGAGCGACTGCCTGATGGGCCTGGTCCTGGACGACTACGTCACCACGGGCACGGGCACCCTCGACGAGGCGGTGCAGCACGGGATCAGCCACGGGTGGGACGCCTACCCGGCCAACCGCGAACTGGTGCGCTGGATGCGCGCGTACAACGACGGCCGCCCCCCGGCCGAACGGGTCCGCTTCGCCGGTTTCGACGGCCCGCTGGAGATCACCGCCGCCGCGAGCCCGCGGCAGGCCCTCCTCGCGCTGCACGGCTACCTGTCGGCCCGGGTGGACGCGGACCTGCTGCCCTGCACCGCGGAAACGCTCGGCCGGCTGCTCGGGCCGGACGCCCGGTGGACCGATCCCGCCGCGATGAGGGACCCGGCCCGGTCGGTGGGGCGGTCCGCCGAGGCACGGGAGCTGCGGCTGCTCGCGGACGATCTGGTCGCGCTGCTCGACCAGGAGCGGCCGCACCTGGTGTCGGTCTCCGCACCGGACGACTGGGACCGCGCGCGCCTGTACGGCCGTACCGCGACCGGTCTGCTCCGCTACCACCACTGGATGGCCGACGCCTCACCGGCCCGCATCACCCGGCTGGTCAGCGTGCGCGACGAGATGATGGCCCGCAACCTCCTCGCCCTCGCGGCCCGCGGCCCGGTGCTCGTCCACGCCCACAACTCCCACCTGCAGCGGGCGAGGAGCACGATACGGATGGACGGGAAGCCCGTGCAGTGGTGGGGCGCCGGTGCGCTGGTGAGCGCCGAACTCGGCGACGAGTACGCCTTCGTGGCCACCGCGCTCGGCACGATCCGGCACCGGGGCGTGGACACGCCGCCGCCGGACACCCTCGAAGGCCTCCTGTACGCCCTCCCGGAGGACCGCTGCGTCATCGACGCCCCTCGGCTGGCCGCCCGCTTCGGGGACGCCCGGCCCGCGCCCCGCGTCTCCCCCTGGTTCGGCTACGCCCCGCTCGACCCGGCCCGGCTTGCGGACGTCGACGGCATGGTGTTCGTCAGGGACCTGCCGCCGGGCGGGGCCGTGTGACGGCGGCCGTGTCCCGCCCGGGAGCGGTACACGGGTCTCCCCGCGTCCCGCTCCCGGGGACGGGCCGCCGCCGGCCCGCCTGCCGGCGGGCTGTCAGCCGGCAGAGCAGACGGCGCCGTTGAGGCGGAAGGACGCCGGATCGGGGTTGGGCCCGTCATTGGCGCCGACGAACCCGAAGGAGGCCGTCGACGCGCCGCCCGGGGCCAGCGGGCCGGCGCCCTCGGGCGCGGTCACCCGTACGTGCCGGCCGGTCTGGTGGAAGGTGGCGCTCCAGCCCGAGGACACCGACTGGCGGTCGGTCGGCCAGTCCCAGTCCACGGTCCAGCCGGTGATCGGGGCGTCCGAGAGGTTGCGCACGGTGACCGTGGCCACGAAGCCGTTCCCCCAGCTCGTGTCCCGGTGATACGACACCGCGCAGGCGGCGTCCGTCGGGGTGCCGGTGGTGAAGGTCAGCGGGTCGGACGGGGCGGAGAGCCGTCCCGAGGCGTCCGCCGCCAGCACGTTGACCGTGTGGGTGCTGCCCGGGGGCAGGTTCCGCAGGGTCACGGACGTGCCGGTGGTCTCGCCGACCAGGCGGGTGTGGGCGCCGTCGCGCTCCTGGACCAGGTAGCGGACGGCACCCGGTGCGCCGTCCCACGACAGGCGTGCGGTGGTGTCGGTCACCGCCTCGGCCCTCGGGGTGCCCGGGGCCGCGGCGGCCGAGGCCCCGGGTCCGGTGCCGGGCCGCGGGGTGAGGGTGACGGTGAGCATCCCGTAGGGCGGCACGACGACCTGGGAGGCGGCCTCCGGTCCGGCGGTCACCTCGGTGATGTCGCTGTCGCCGCGGGCGTAGCGGCTCACCTCGGGCGCGGCGGCGGAGGGGACGAAGCCCGCGTAGTCGAGGTCCACGGTGCGTGCCGCGTCCGGGTTCTTGTTGATGAGCAGGACGCTCAGCCGGCCGTCGCGACGGTGGTGCACGGCGTGCGCCGACACGTCCTGGGCGGAGGACGCGGTGGCGACCATGGTGTCGCCGGCGGTGCCCAGTTCGCCGGTCATCTTCATGCCGTAGTAGGGGTGGAACGGCGTGTTGGGCGCCGGTTCGCAGACGTCACCGGTGCAGGCGCCGCTGGAGAGCATCCCCATGTCGCCGTAGTCGGTCTCGCCGTCGACGGTGGTGATCCGGCCGGCGCCGTTGTGGGTGTTCCACCAGTCGACGGTGAACACCCCGTTCTCCAGCGCCGTCATGAAGGCGTCGGCGGCGAACAGGCCGTTGGGGCGGGCGGTGAGCCGGGCGCCGCCCGTGTTGGTGTTGATCTCGGTGAGGGCGATGCCGATGCGCGCCGAGTCGGCCCCCGCGTACCGGTCGATCTGGTTGCGCACCTCCCGCAGTTCGCCGGGCAGCCGGGTCAGCCGGGTCATGGCGTCCTGGGCGGAGGTGTCGGACCCGCCCGCGTACCAGTGCACGCTCACGAAGTCGATGACGTCGGTGACCTGGGAGAGCACGGTGTGGTTCCAGTCACCGGGGTCGCCCCCGGCGACGACGCCGTCCGGCCAGTGGCCCGGGGTGGTGAGCACCGCGCCGATCTTGATCGTCGGATCGACAGCCTTCATGGCCGCGGCGTAGGCACGGACCTGACGGGCGTACTCGCGCGGGCTCTTGTCCTCGTGCTCGTCGTGCTCCCAGCCGCTGCCGTAGTGGCCGTTGCCGTAGATCTCGTTGCCTATCTCCCAGTACTCGGCGTCGTAGTCCTTGGTGACGTTGGCGTAGCGGACCCAGCCGGCCGCCTCCTCGGGCGTGCCGGAACCGTAGTTGGCGATCAGGATCGGCTGCGCGCCGGTGGCGCGGACGGTGCCCATGAAGGCGTCGAAGCCGGTGCCCGGGGCGACGTAGCCGCCGGGTGCCGTGTGCGTCTCCCAGTGGTAGATGTCCGCGTAGGAGCCGCCGGGGTAGCGCATCGCCCCGACGTCGGCCGCCTTCATCAGCGTGGCGACCTCGGGATCGTTCATGTGCGAGTCCCAGATCGCGGCGTTGACGCCACGGGCGACGTCGGTCAGGCGGCCCAGCGCCGCCTGGGTGTTGACCCGGACGACGGTGTCCGCGGCGGCCGCCGCGGGTGACGCGGCCGCGGCGGGGCCGGCGGCGCCCGACGGGGACAGCAGGGCGAGCGCGGCGGACAGCACGGCGGCGGTGCGCGCGAGGAGGCGGAGACCGGCGCCGGCCGGCCGGCCGGGTCTGTGCAGGGGTGGCATGGGGGTCCTCCCTGGGAGTTCCGGCGCAGCGGCGGGCCGCGGTCACCGGACCGTACGGGGATGCGGCGTGCGGGGCGGGGCGTGCGTGCATGCGGCGTGCGGGGCGGGCGTGGACGCGTTGCGGTCGTGCACGGGCGGGCCGTCGACCGGATCCCGCCGGTGGGAGCGCTCCCATGATGGGGACGGGGTGACGTCCTGTCAACGCGTCCGGGCATCCCCCCGGGATCTTCGGCCGCCGCGGCGCCGCCCCCCCCTGCGGCGCCCACCCCTCTTGTCCAGTACGGACACCGGGGGTTGTCCTGGTTCAGCAACCTCGGGACGGGGCAGGCCGTCTCGCCCGCAGAAAGTGAGCGGGGTGCCTCGGTGGTTCCCGGCGCCGGTGGACGACTCGGCACCGGGCTCAGCGGTCGCGGCTACTGATCGACGCCGCCGAGACTTCGATAGAGGGCGGCCAGAGCGGCGCACACCCCCACGGTGCCCCCGAATGTGCTTCCGGCGCGCTGGAGAACCTCGGGCCAGTCGGCGCCTGTGGACCGCGCGCCCCATGCGGCGACCAGGGCGACCAGGGCGGACGACACCACCACCAGACCGGTCACCAACAAGCAGACCACCCTTTTGTTGCCCATCTTCACCCCTCTACCGCTCGGCTGATCGCTCCTTTGGGGGCCCTTTCATCCGACGAAGACATGACTGGGATTCAGACAGAATATCCAATGGCAAGTCAAAAGCTGCGATAAACCACATATAGTTCGTAACCCTTTTCGGCGGCCCAGCGGTCTGCTTCGGACAGGGCCGACACCTTGTCAGGTGGTGCGCCGGAACGCGTCCTTGCCGGCGTGCGCCGCTCGAACACGCGCCGCATACCACCGGCGAGACGGGTGACCGCCCACCCGCGACACGGGCGACCGCCCACCCGCGACACGGGCAGCATCAGCCGCGCGTCATGAAGGCGAAGACGATCGACGGGACGGCCGGAAGTTGCGGCAGGGGCCTGGTGTGACGGCGGGGAAAGCGGATACCGTCGCGGGCAGCGCATCGCAGGACGGACTCGTGGGCCCGGCCCGTACGCCCCGGTCCCGTCCGCACCGGCCGGGTCGACCCGCCGGCCCGACTCGGCCGGTCCGCTCCGGCCCGAGCCCGCCCCGCCCTCCTCCGCCCGCGACCGCTCACGGCCGGCGAGGCCGGCGGAGTCGTGGCCCGCTCGCGCTGTGATCCAAGGAAGCGCAACCGCCCCGCAAGCGTCCTCGCTCCTGGAGCCGACATGTTACGACGTCACTGGACCCGCCCCCTCGCCCTCGTCTTCCTGCTGGGGCTGCTCGCCCCGCTGCCGCCCTCCGCCGCGGCGGCTGCTCCGGCCACCGTTCCGGAGACCACCGCGTCGCCGCCCGCGGCGCCGGACACGGCGACGACGGTGCCCCTGCCGTCGCTCAGCGCGACCACCACGCAGGTCGCCCACGGGCTGCGGCGCCCCACCGCGCTCGCCGCCCCCGACGACGGCACCGGCCGCCTGTTCATCACGGAGAAGCCCGGCACCGTCCGCGTGTACCACCCGGACACCGGTCTCGCCGGAACCCCTCTGATCGACATCACCTCGGCCGTCGACGAGTCGGGCAACGAGCGCGGCCTGCTCGGCATCGCCCTGCCGCCCGACTTCGCCGAGAGCCAGGACGTCTACCTTGCGTACACCGCCCTGCCCGACGGCGCGGTCACCCTGGCCCGCTACCGGCTCGACGAGTCCCGGCTGGAGGTCCTGCTCGCACAGGAGCACGCCGAGTACAGCAACCACAACGGGGGTCAGCTCGCCTTCGGCCCCGACGGCCACCTGTACTGGAGCATCGGCGACGGCGGCGGCTCCGCCGACCCGCTGCGCGCCGGTCAGCGACTGGACACCCTGCTCGGCAAGATCCTCCGCATCGACGTCGGCCGCACCTGCGGCGCGCTCGCGTACTGCGTCCCCGCCGACAACCCCTTCGCCGGCACCGCGGGCGCCCGCCCCGAGATCTGGCTGTACGGGCTGCGCAACCCGTGGCGGTTCTCCTTCGACCGCGCCGACGGCTCGATGTGGATCGGAGACGTCGGCCAGGGCCGCTGGGAGGAGGTCGACCATCTCGCGCCGGGGCGGGGCGGGGCGAACCTGGGCTGGTCCTGCTACGAGGGCCTGGAGCGGTTCGAGGGCGGCACCTGCCCGCCGGGTGAGGAGTACACGAAGCCCGTCTTCACCTACTCCCCCTACACCGGCGGCTGCTCCGTCATCGGGGGGCACGTCTACCGGGGCTCTCGGTACGCCGGCCTGGTGGGCGGCACGTACATCGCGACCGACTACTGCTCGTCCACGGTGTGGGCGCTCCGGCCCGACGGCAGGGGCGGCTACGAGCAGGCCGAGATCGGACAGATGCCCACCCAGGTCACATCGATCGGGACGACGGCCGAAGGCGAGTTCTACGTGGTGAACGACCTGCCCGGCGGACTGCACAAGGTCTCGTTCGAACGGCAGGAGCCCACCTGCCGCGTCGATCGCGCCGTACGCTCCTGGGGCACCGGGACGACGGTCGAGCTCACGGTCACCAACACCGGAACCACCGCCGTGAACGGCTGGACCCTCGAATTCCCGCTCGCCCTCGGCCAGACCGTCGTCTCCGACTGGAACACGGACCTCACCCAGCTGAGCAACACCGTCACGGCGGTCAACGCGCCGTACAACGCCACGATCGCGCCCGGCGCGAGCATCACCCTCGGGTATGTCGCCGGCCACACCGGTGACGCCTCGGCGCCGCCCCGGTTCATGCTGAACGGCGACGCCTGCGCCATCGGCCGCTGAGCCCCCGCCGTACCGGAACGGGGAGCGCCCCGAGGGAAATGGGAGCGCTCCCCCACCCGTGCCGCGGGTGCGGGAGCTTCGCGGCCGGCTCCCGCCCCCCTGGTGCGGTCCGCCCCTCGCAGCACGGTGCGGACCGGCTCCACGGTGCCGCGGTTCGCGGTGGTCTCCGCGGCGCCGCGGCTCGGGCGGGTCTCCCCGCGGCGCCGCGGCTCGTCGGCGCGAGTGCCGCTTCCGTACCCTGGCGGCATGCGCATGCGCCCCACTCTGAGCTGGACGCCCACCGAGGACCTGCCGCCGGGCACCACGGATCCGGGGCCCGTCGCCGACGCGCTGGGCGGCGGCGGTGTGCTGGTGCTCAGCGGGGCGGGCATCTCCACGGAATCGGGTATCCCCGACTACCGGGGCGAGGGCGGGAGCCTGAGCCGGCACACGCCGATGACCTACCAGGAGTTCACCGCCGACGCCCGGGCCCGGCAGCGCTATTGGGCGCGCAGCCACCTCGGCTGGCGCACCTTCGGGCGCGCCCGCCCCAACGCCGGGCACCGCGCCGTGGCCGCGTTCGGGCGGCACGGCCTGCTGTCGGGGGTCGTCACCCAGAACGTCGACGGCCTGCACCAGGCCGCCGGCAGCGAGGGTGTCGTGGAGCTGCACGGAAGCCTGGCCCGGGTCGTCTGCCTGTCCTGCGGCGCCGTGAGCCCCCGCCGCGAGCTGGCCGGGCGGCTGGAGGAGGCCAATCCCGGCTTCGCGCCGGTGGCCGCGGGGATCAATCCGGACGGTGACGCCGACCTCACGGACGAGCAGGTCGGGGACTTCCGTGTGGTGCCCTGCGCGGTCTGCGGCGGCGTCCTCAAGCCGGACGTGGTGTTCTTCGGCGAGGCCGTGCCGCCGCGGCGGGTCGAGCACTGCCGCGAGCTGGTCCGGAGGGCGCGCTCGCTGCTGGTCCTCGGTTCCTCGCTCACGGTGATGTCCGGGCTCCGGTTCGTCCGCCAGGCGGCTCAGGCCGGGACGCCGGTGCTGATCGTCAACCGGGACCCGACACGCGGCGACCGGCACGCGCTCACCCGGGTGGAACTCTCCCTGGGACCGGCTCTCACGGCGGTGGCCGGCCGGCTGGGCATCGCCGTCGACGACCGGCCAGCGGCCGGGTGAGGGCGTTCGTCCCTCACCCGGCCGCCATACGGTTCCCGAGTGCGCGTCCTTGTTCGACCGGCCCTCGCACCTGACCCACGCGGCCGGACACCGAGACGGTCGCTTCCCGGTCGCGGTCGCGTGGTCGCCGGCTGCCGCTAGCTGTTGATGCGGTCCCTCGTCTGGGCGTAGACCGTCGCGTCGGTGAGCAGGGCGGAGTGGCCGAGGCAGGCGGTGCGGGTGTTGACCGCGCCGGACAGGGAGACGGAGCTGTCCGGGTTGATCACCGCGTCGCACGGCGACCACCAGGTGGCGTAGCGGGAGGAACCCGGCGTCTCGTCACCGGAGTTGAGGGCGGTCAGGAAGCCGGAGCCGGTCCGCATCTCGGTGCAGGAGGTGTCGAAGCAGCTGTTGGCGCTGTCGGTCCCGTGGTTCGGGCCGCCCAGGGACACCCAGGCGTCGACCTTGGACGTCCCGCCGAGGTTCTTCAGGTAGTGGCGCGAGGACAGTCCGCCCATGGAGTGGCTGACGATGTC
Above is a genomic segment from Streptomyces glaucescens containing:
- a CDS encoding NAD-dependent protein deacetylase — encoded protein: MRMRPTLSWTPTEDLPPGTTDPGPVADALGGGGVLVLSGAGISTESGIPDYRGEGGSLSRHTPMTYQEFTADARARQRYWARSHLGWRTFGRARPNAGHRAVAAFGRHGLLSGVVTQNVDGLHQAAGSEGVVELHGSLARVVCLSCGAVSPRRELAGRLEEANPGFAPVAAGINPDGDADLTDEQVGDFRVVPCAVCGGVLKPDVVFFGEAVPPRRVEHCRELVRRARSLLVLGSSLTVMSGLRFVRQAAQAGTPVLIVNRDPTRGDRHALTRVELSLGPALTAVAGRLGIAVDDRPAAG
- a CDS encoding esterase/lipase family protein; protein product: MNRTLVSAAAVTSGALLALHTPSPAQASGAAAFHATSHPVVFVHGYSGDGSNWNTMADRFTADGWPASHLSRWSYDWRQSNATTAGQLSAEIDRLLAATGADQVDIVSHSMGGLSSRHYLKNLGGTSKVDAWVSLGGPNHGTDSANSCFDTSCTEMRTGSGFLTALNSGDETPGSSRYATWWSPCDAVINPDSSVSLSGAVNTRTACLGHSALLTDATVYAQTRDRINS